A single Chanos chanos chromosome 8, fChaCha1.1, whole genome shotgun sequence DNA region contains:
- the LOC115818621 gene encoding mitochondrial carrier homolog 1-like, with protein sequence MVTPERLSAEIRVRGEPPFARDASVPSLDVDTAIVLLGAGVTAVTHPLLYVKLLIQVGHEPLPPVVGTTMFGRRVLYLPGFFSYAHHIVKVDGKRGLFRGLSPRIMSSTISTMVRGRVRQATPADEQVSGREEVKISFRRVLRETSHEMMVQCLSRVATHPFHVISVRCMAQFVGREDKYRGVFSCIVKIFQEEGPAGFFVGVVPHVLGEIIFLWCCNLLAHFINTYAVDDNFSQAPAVRSYTKFLMGIGVSVLTYPFMLVADLMAVNNCGLAAGLPPNSPIFQSWLHCWSYLSQQGQLFRGSSFFFRRVPVTAVSVE encoded by the exons ATGGTCACTCCAGAACGTTTATCCGCTGAAATACGGGTGCGAGGTGAGCCACCATTTGCACGGGATGCGTCCGTTCCCTCTTTGGATGTGGACACAGCCATCGTTCTGCTAGGGGCCGGAGTGACAGCAGTAACACACCCGTTACTCTATGTCAAACTCCTTATACAG GTTGGGCACGAGCCTCTGCCTCCAGTTGTTGGCACAACAATGTTTGGAAGGAGGGTGCTTTACTTACCCGGATTCTTTTCTTACG CGCATCACATAGTGAAGGTTGATGGGAAGAGAGGTCTGTTCAGAGGCCTGTCACCGCGGATAATGTCCAGCACCATATCCACCAtggtgagagggagagtcagacag GCCACCCCAGCAGATGAGCAGGTGTCCggcagagaggaggtgaagattTCATTTAGGAGAGTTCTCAGAGAG ACATCCCATGAGATGATGGTCCAGTGTCTTTCCAGAGTGGCCACACACCCTTTCCATG tgatctCTGTACGCTGTATGGCTCAGTTTGTGGGAAGAGAGGACAAGTACAG GGGTGTTTTCAGTTGTATTGTGAAGATTTTCCAGGAGGAGGGTCCAGCAGGGTTCTTTGT CGGAGTGGTACCTCACGTCCTGggtgaaataatttttttatggTGCTGCAACCTTTTGGCTCATTTTATCAACACCTACGCCGTCGACGACAAT TTCAGCCAAGCCCCTGCCGTGAGAAGCTACACCAAGTTCCTGATGGGA ATTGGAGTCAGTGTGTTGACATACCCGTTCATGCTGGTGGCTGATTTGATGGCTGTAAACAACTGTGG TTTGGCTGCCGGTCTCCCACCAAACTCTCCCATCTTCCAGTCCTGGCTTCACTGCTGGAGTTACCTGAGCCAACAG GGGCAGCTCTTCCGAGGATCCAGTTTCTTCTTCCGCCGCGTGCCTGTGACGGCTGTGAGTGTGGAGTGA